The Cydia amplana chromosome 9, ilCydAmpl1.1, whole genome shotgun sequence genome includes a region encoding these proteins:
- the LOC134650651 gene encoding uncharacterized protein LOC134650651, translated as MATVFDSPFIRQRLHRLRHRDFDLDEEQRFGRCDCTSYSYFVLSMVLFSVGTIITVLALGDADGYILSNLGHMWLVGPIFICSGMMVAVKSMLYLRRKSVIQMLLHQRAIIRDMAAVQAEQSYSGQVPRTASSATLPPSYDALISSAAPSKPQPSSSEPPPPTYDEAMCLIDDGKIAERNDEAKEETGNLTNENAKP; from the exons atggctaccgtattcgATAGTCCATTTATCAGACAACGTTTACATCGGTTACGGCATAGAGACTTCGATTTAGATGAAGAGCAGAGGTTCGGCAGATGTGACTGCACCAGTTACTCGTATTTCGTGCTTTCTATGGTCCTTTTTTCTGTCGGAACCATTATCACAGTCCTTGCCTTGGGAGACGCCGATGGTTACATCTTGAGTAACTTAGGACACATGTGGCTAGTGGGACCAATATTTATATGTTCCGGAATGATGGTAGCCGTAAAAAGTATGTTATATCTGAGGAGAAAAAGTGTAATACAAATGCTGCTCCACCAACGTGCAATAATTAGG GACATGGCTGCAGTTCAAGCCGAACAATCTTACAGTGGCCAGGTCCCCAGGACAGCATCCAGCGCCACCCTACCTCCGTCCTACGATGCCTTAATATCAAGCGCTGCTCCGAGTAAACCGCAACCATCAAGCTCTGAACCTCCTCCGCCTACTTATGACGAAGCAATGTGTCTCATTGATGATGGGAAAATAGCGGAACGAAATGATGAAGCTAAGGAGGAGACTGGCAATCTAACTAATGAGAACGCTAAACCATGA
- the LOC134650898 gene encoding uncharacterized protein LOC134650898: MARTRTFLLFCLVIFINTVAPCKVSLTNNGPAVRGSNITFTAALSQSCIGENLKYVFMDSSGYTDYAEFMSTTGVVNWTVEYKRNLYVARQYTAEVHVKRLYNIINMYIEIARASSDFTLTDTLHGGLVLKQNNVIRPNTFVAINQTVHHYIDLPQVEMDFLKANASQVITYWFIDCKYIDQTTTMSLDNTYHDTMSEHNIDVLVVANNDPLPPITTTTTTTTTTTTTTTTTTTSTTTTTTEKPGEVIPAHHNITKRAAKKKSPVNDFICRDTVVPIGDNYTYGHYQATLKVREPISKINITGRNWLQHGDLLNLEVKYTGSPPFDFCAQYKKGEYNITGNETCSVTTRTVVNTFPLVRYFLDSDQHTVVVIIENEMGRNVSRATINIYKALVHAQLSVIVVPVVFCLLAVILVVFGVAYYQHRSKYTIEVADFDFGQQANLDYKTFRERLRDSFRSALNLRHDSETDPLTPNSRYDS, encoded by the exons ATGGCTCGTACTCGCACTTTCCTCTTGTTTTGTTTAGTTATCTTCATTAACACGG TTGCGCCGTGCAAGGTGTCATTGACGAATAATGGGCCGGCTGTGCGTGGTTCGAACATCACGTTCACGGCCGCCTTGTCACAGAGTTGTATCGGGGAAAACCTAAAGTATGTGTTTATGGACAGCAGTGGTTACACTGACTATGCTGAG TTCATGTCCACAACTGGTGTCGTAAACTGGACCGTTGAGTACAAACGGAATCTGTATGTTGCTCGCCAGTACACAGCAGAAGTCCATGTGAAAAGGCTATACAATATCATCAACATGTACATTGAGATTGCTAGAGCGAGCAGTGACTTCACTCTTACAG ACACCCTACACGGCGGACTTGTTCTAAAGCAGAACAACGTCATCCGCCCAAACACCTTCGTAGCCATCAACCAGACTGTCCATCACTACATAGATTTGCCTCAAGTTGAGATGGACTTCCTAAAGGCCAACGCTTCCCAAGTCATCACTTACTGGTTCATAGACTGCAAATACATCGATCAGACGACTACTATGTCTTTAGACAACACATATCATGATACTATGAGCGAACACAACATTGACGTGCTAGTGGTCGCTAACAATGATCCTTTACCGccaataacaacaacaactactacgactacaacaacaacaacaacgacgacaacaacaacaacttctactacaacaacaacaacagaaaAACCCGGTGAAGTGATACCAGCTCATCATAATATAACCAAGAGGGCGGCGAAAAAGAAGAGTCCAGTGAATGATTTTATTTGTCGCGATACGGTGGTGCCGATTGGAGATAATTATACGTATGGACATTATCAAGCCACTTTGAAAGTTAGAG AACCCATCTCCAAAATAAACATCACCGGGCGCAACTGGCTTCAGCACGGAGACCTCCTGAATCTCGAGGTCAAATACACCGGCTCACCCCCCTTCGATTTCTGCGCCCAATACAAAAAGGGGGAATATAACATAACTGGGAACGAAACGTGTTCAGTCACGACCAGGACGGTTGTTAATACGTTCCCGCTGGTCCGGTATTTTCTGGATAGCGACCAGCATACTGTGGTCGTGATTATTGAGAATGAGATGGGAAGGAATGTTTCTAGGGCtactattaatatttataaag cGCTGGTCCACGCGCAGCTGTCTGTGATCGTGGTGCCCGTAGTGTTCTGTCTGCTCGCCGTTATTTTGGTGGTGTTCGGCGTTGCTTACTACCAGCACCGCTCTAA ATACACAATAGAAGTAGCCGACTTCGATTTCGGCCAGCAAGCCAACTTAGACTACAAGACGTTCAGAGAGCGCCTTCGGGACAGCTTCCGGAGCGCCCTCAACCTACGACACGACTCCGAGACGGACCCGCTCACTCCCAACTCGCGGTACGACTCATAG
- the LOC134650896 gene encoding cathepsin B-like codes for MAAIAVFAALLFTAFASAMSPLHPLSDEFIVLINSKQNSWKAGRNFPLSTPLAHIRKLCGVLKDDALLTLPVREHDADLIASLPENFDPRDKWPNCPTLNEIRDQGSCGSCWAFGAVEAMTDRVCTYSNGTKHFHFSAEDMLSCCPICGLGCNGGMPSLAWEYWKHFGLVSGGSYNSTQGCQPYEIPPCEHHVPGNRMPCNGDSKTPKCVKKCEAGYDVEYGKDKHYGKHVFSVRGGEDHIKAELYKNGPVEGAFTVYADLLNYKSGVYSHTSGDALGGHAIKILGWGVENGKKYWLIANSWNSDWGDNGFFKILRGEDHCGIESSIVAGEPALDGL; via the coding sequence ATGGCCGCCATCGCGGTATTCGCCGCGCTTCTCTTCACCGCCTTCGCTTCGGCGATGAGCCCGCTTCACCCCCTCTCCGACGAATTCATAGTCCTCATCAACTCCAAGCAGAACTCTTGGAAGGCCGGCCGCAACTTCCCACTCAGCACCCCGCTGGCACACATCAGGAAGTTATGCGGCGTACTCAAGGATGACGCGCTTTTAACGCTCCCCGTGAGGGAACACGACGCCGATCTCATCGCGAGTCTGCCGGAGAACTTTGACCCGAGAGACAAATGGCCCAATTGCCCGACTTTGAACGAGATAAGAGACCAAGGATCCTGCGGAAGCTGCTGGGCGTTCGGAGCCGTCGAAGCTATGACTGATCGCGTCTGCACCTATTCTAACGGTACGAAGCATTTCCACTTCTCTGCCGAAGATATGCTAAGCTGCTGCCCGATTTGCGGCCTCGGCTGCAACGGCGGTATGCCGTCTTTAGCTTGGGAATACTGGAAGCACTTCGGACTCGTATCAGGTGGCTCGTACAACTCTACCCAAGGTTGCCAGCCTTACGAGATCCCTCCCTGCGAGCACCACGTCCCCGGCAACAGAATGCCTTGCAATGGCGATTCGAAAACGCCCAAATGTGTCAAGAAATGCGAAGCCGGATACGACGTTGAATACGGTAAAGACAAGCATTACGGTAAACACGTGTTTTCGGTTAGAGGCGGCGAGGATCATATCAAAGCGGAGCTGTATAAAAACGGTCCTGTTGAGGGGGCGTTCACTGTATACGCAGACTTGTTGAATTACAAAAGCGGGGTGTATTCGCACACGTCAGGAGACGCGCTGGGTGGGCATGCAATCAAGATCTTAGGTTGGGGTGTGGAAAACGGGAAAAAGTACTGGCTCATAGCTAACTCGTGGAACAGCGATTGGGGTGACAACGGTTTCTTCAAGATCCTGCGTGGAGAGGACCACTGCGGCATCGAGAGCTCTATTGTGGCCGGTGAACCGGCGTTAGATGGATTATAA